In Acaryochloris marina S15, a single genomic region encodes these proteins:
- the trmD gene encoding tRNA (guanosine(37)-N1)-methyltransferase TrmD, with protein sequence MRFDILTLFPEFFTSPLKTSLLGKALANGVAEVHLTNPRDFTTDKHHRVDDEVYGGGVGMLMKPEPIFAAVESLPCLPRRQIILFTPQGRPMNQPLFHQLANHYDQLVMICGHYEGVDERVAEQLVTQELSLGDFVLTCGEIPALTLLNGVIRLRPGTVGKVESLKKESFEAELLDYPQYTRPAEFRGWQVPSVLRSGNHALIEQWRQEQQIQRTRDRRPDLYQKWLKKTENS encoded by the coding sequence GTGCGTTTCGATATTCTCACTTTATTTCCAGAGTTCTTTACCTCGCCTCTTAAAACTAGCCTGTTAGGGAAAGCCCTTGCCAATGGGGTGGCAGAGGTCCATCTCACTAATCCTCGCGATTTCACTACAGATAAACATCATCGGGTTGATGATGAGGTGTATGGGGGCGGAGTCGGTATGTTGATGAAACCAGAACCTATTTTTGCGGCGGTAGAGTCTTTGCCCTGTCTGCCTCGCCGCCAAATTATCTTATTCACCCCTCAAGGGCGACCCATGAATCAACCGCTATTTCATCAACTAGCGAATCATTATGATCAGTTAGTGATGATTTGCGGCCATTACGAAGGGGTCGATGAGCGAGTCGCTGAACAGTTAGTCACTCAAGAGCTGTCTCTAGGTGATTTTGTGCTCACTTGTGGTGAGATTCCAGCACTAACCCTTTTAAATGGAGTGATTCGTTTGCGACCCGGCACAGTCGGTAAGGTCGAGTCTTTAAAAAAAGAGAGTTTTGAAGCCGAGTTGCTAGATTATCCACAATATACTCGCCCCGCTGAGTTTAGGGGGTGGCAGGTCCCTTCTGTACTCCGGTCTGGGAACCATGCTCTGATTGAGCAGTGGCGACAGGAACAGCAGATCCAACGAACTCGCGATCGCAGACCTGATCTCTACCAAAAATGGCTTAAAAAAACAGAGAACTCTTAA
- the argB gene encoding acetylglutamate kinase has translation MFNASDRVQVLSEALPYIQSFAGRTVVVKYGGAAMKDSTLKTTVIRDVVFMACVGLRPVLVHGGGPEINLWLEKLGIEPQFMNGLRVTDAPTMDVVEMVLVGRVNKELVSLINQAGGSAVGVCGKDGKLLTARPQGESGIGFVGEVATVNPQLINTLLDGGHIPIVSSVATDEEGQVYNINADTVAGELAAALDAEKLILLTDTPGILQDYQDATSLIHQLDIRQARQLIEEDVVAGGMIPKVTCCIRSLAQGIQAAHIIDGRAPHALLLEIFTDAGIGTMITA, from the coding sequence ATGTTTAACGCTAGCGATCGCGTCCAAGTATTAAGTGAAGCTCTTCCCTACATCCAATCCTTCGCTGGGCGTACGGTCGTTGTTAAATATGGTGGAGCGGCAATGAAAGATAGCACCCTCAAAACCACGGTGATTCGGGATGTGGTGTTTATGGCCTGTGTTGGTCTACGTCCTGTCTTAGTCCATGGTGGGGGACCTGAAATCAACCTATGGCTAGAAAAACTAGGGATTGAGCCTCAGTTTATGAATGGTTTACGAGTCACCGATGCTCCGACAATGGATGTTGTGGAGATGGTACTCGTGGGACGAGTCAATAAAGAGCTAGTTTCCCTAATTAATCAAGCTGGAGGGTCGGCTGTTGGAGTCTGCGGCAAGGATGGAAAGTTACTGACGGCTCGTCCTCAAGGGGAGTCTGGAATCGGTTTTGTCGGAGAGGTGGCTACGGTGAATCCCCAACTGATCAATACCCTCTTAGATGGAGGCCATATTCCTATTGTGTCCAGTGTGGCGACGGACGAAGAGGGACAAGTCTATAACATTAATGCTGATACGGTGGCTGGAGAACTCGCCGCTGCTCTAGATGCAGAGAAACTCATTCTGCTGACGGATACCCCCGGCATTCTCCAAGACTATCAAGATGCTACTTCCCTCATTCATCAACTGGATATTCGCCAGGCTCGTCAACTCATCGAAGAGGATGTTGTGGCAGGGGGCATGATTCCTAAAGTGACCTGCTGTATTCGCTCTTTAGCCCAAGGGATTCAAGCGGCCCATATTATTGATGGTCGTGCCCCCCATGCCTTACTTCTAGAGATTTTCACCGATGCTGGAATTGGGACCATGATCACCGCTTAG
- a CDS encoding SDR family oxidoreductase: MKAFVAGATGQTGRRIVSQLVERGIPVRALVRDIDRAKELLPEAAELVVGDVLDASSLEGAIADCNVLLCATGAAPGFNPFAPLQIDYLGTKNLVDVAKAKKLEHFVLVSSLCTSKLLHPLNLFFLVLVWKKQAEQYIQNSGLTYTIVRPGGLKNEDNDNSVVMSAPDTLFEGSIPRTKVAEVCIEALAASSSHNKIVEIVAPPEALDQPIPDLFARV; this comes from the coding sequence ATGAAAGCATTTGTGGCTGGAGCAACGGGTCAAACGGGTCGCCGCATTGTTTCTCAATTAGTTGAACGGGGAATTCCCGTGCGGGCTCTAGTTCGAGATATTGATAGAGCTAAAGAACTTTTACCAGAGGCTGCTGAGTTAGTGGTGGGAGATGTGTTGGATGCGAGTTCGTTAGAGGGTGCGATCGCAGATTGTAACGTCCTTCTTTGTGCCACCGGAGCAGCCCCAGGATTTAACCCTTTTGCACCTCTCCAGATTGATTACTTAGGGACCAAAAATCTAGTAGATGTTGCCAAGGCCAAAAAACTGGAGCATTTTGTTCTGGTCTCGTCCCTTTGTACCTCCAAGTTGCTGCATCCGCTGAATCTATTTTTCTTGGTGTTGGTTTGGAAGAAGCAAGCTGAACAGTATATTCAAAATAGCGGGCTTACCTACACCATCGTCCGTCCTGGTGGACTAAAAAATGAAGATAACGACAACTCTGTCGTTATGTCTGCCCCGGATACTTTATTTGAAGGCAGCATTCCTCGGACTAAAGTGGCCGAGGTTTGTATTGAAGCACTGGCGGCTTCGTCCTCTCACAATAAGATTGTTGAAATAGTAGCGCCACCGGAAGCCTTAGATCAGCCAATCCCTGACTTATTTGCTAGGGTTTAA
- a CDS encoding glycoside hydrolase family protein has product MAWRFGVSLILLLGLGALFVLPKFDPKSLTWPTTEPGRIAPLAMSGGDPHLRALMRTISASESNDASPYTLLYGGSHIEHLREHPDRCIPIRWGPNQGLCTTAAGRYQFITTTWFETAEKYHPAPTGEWMWRRYSFAPEYQDRVVHAWLDDINYWGTDISQLLKDGQVQTVFQELSGTWTSLGYGIESNKVTPHLMHIYERMLAEEIALANGLPTNYLPTVANQSVETTR; this is encoded by the coding sequence ATGGCTTGGCGTTTCGGTGTTTCACTGATCTTGCTTTTGGGCCTAGGGGCATTGTTTGTGTTGCCTAAATTTGACCCCAAGAGTTTAACCTGGCCGACAACGGAACCGGGGAGAATCGCACCGCTTGCCATGTCTGGCGGCGATCCCCATTTACGGGCCTTAATGCGGACGATTTCTGCCAGCGAATCGAATGATGCCAGTCCCTATACCCTGCTGTACGGCGGTAGCCATATCGAACATTTACGGGAACATCCCGATCGCTGCATTCCTATTCGGTGGGGACCGAACCAAGGGCTGTGTACCACGGCAGCCGGGCGCTATCAATTCATTACGACCACTTGGTTTGAAACCGCAGAGAAGTACCATCCTGCCCCGACTGGAGAATGGATGTGGCGACGTTATAGTTTTGCCCCTGAATACCAGGACCGTGTGGTGCATGCTTGGTTAGATGACATCAATTATTGGGGAACTGATATTTCCCAGCTGTTAAAAGATGGCCAGGTGCAAACCGTGTTTCAGGAGCTTTCGGGAACTTGGACTAGTCTGGGCTATGGGATTGAGAGTAATAAGGTGACGCCCCACCTCATGCATATCTACGAACGAATGCTGGCGGAAGAAATTGCCTTAGCTAACGGGTTACCGACCAACTATCTGCCCACGGTTGCCAACCAGTCAGTGGAGACAACGCGCTAG
- a CDS encoding YlxR family protein translates to MQPNHRRCISCRHIAPKSEFWRIVRVYPDHQIQLDQGMGRSAYLCPQEDCLKAAQKKNRLAKVLRAKVPDSLYQSLWDRLEVKS, encoded by the coding sequence ATGCAGCCCAACCATCGTCGATGTATCAGTTGTCGTCACATTGCCCCCAAATCTGAGTTTTGGCGGATTGTCCGGGTTTATCCCGATCATCAAATCCAGCTCGATCAAGGCATGGGACGCTCTGCCTATCTCTGTCCCCAGGAAGATTGCCTCAAAGCTGCCCAAAAGAAAAATCGGTTAGCGAAAGTGCTCCGAGCTAAGGTGCCCGACAGTCTCTATCAGTCCTTGTGGGATCGGCTAGAGGTTAAGTCCTAG
- a CDS encoding Tex family protein produces MLNIVQILSQELSISPQRLQNALELFAEGATIPFVARYRKERTGQMDEIQLRQLSERFTYLTELEERKKTILESIAQQNKLTEPLKVKIEACLLKTELEDLYLPYRPKRRTRATIAKEKGLEPFAQWLQALNKPTATLNQDLATEAARYINQDVATAEDALQGASDILAEGIADQAEIRSHLKSRFFQVGEFVSQVKAKYPEGSTKFEMYRSYQARAKSIPAHNLLALYRGETEGILKVELVIDEERILGDIEERMTRSKVRAVRDFFRDVVKDAYARLIKPSVIKEVRATCKAEADRESIQTFATNLRELLLSSPAGMKPTLGIDPGFRTGCKVVALDNTGKFLEYQAIFPHQAAGQRDQAAKTVARLIRTYSIDLIAIGNGTAGRETDAFVADVLKTLDCKPIKVMVNESGASIYSASEIAIAEFPDLDITVRGAISIARRLQDPLAELVKLDPKSIGVGQYQHDVDQKLLKQKLEETVESCVNYVGVDLNTASKELLTFVSGITGAIANNIITYRNQNGAFKNRKQILKVAKLGPKAFEQAAGFLRIRTGENPLDNTAVHPESYGVVKTISADLELPLSQIAEIPAHLRPGDLKTYATDTIGEPTLKDIMAELEKPGRDPRAEFKYATFKEGITELTDLKPEMQLEGIVTNVTNFGAFVDVGVHQDGLVHISQMADQFVKDPKQIVKVGQVVKVRVLEVNQKLKRIGLSMRSTSNRT; encoded by the coding sequence ATGTTGAATATTGTTCAAATACTCTCTCAAGAGCTATCGATTTCTCCTCAGCGCCTGCAAAATGCTTTGGAGTTGTTTGCTGAAGGGGCGACGATTCCTTTTGTAGCCCGGTATCGAAAAGAGCGGACCGGACAAATGGATGAGATTCAACTGCGACAACTCTCGGAACGGTTTACCTACCTGACCGAACTGGAAGAGCGCAAAAAGACGATTCTGGAATCGATTGCCCAACAGAATAAGCTGACGGAGCCCCTCAAAGTCAAAATTGAAGCCTGTTTACTCAAAACTGAACTTGAAGATTTGTACTTGCCCTATCGTCCTAAACGACGAACCCGAGCCACCATTGCTAAAGAAAAAGGATTAGAACCCTTCGCCCAATGGCTTCAAGCTCTCAATAAACCCACCGCAACCCTGAATCAAGATTTGGCAACAGAAGCCGCCCGCTACATCAATCAAGACGTTGCTACTGCCGAGGATGCTTTGCAGGGTGCCTCTGATATTTTGGCAGAAGGGATTGCCGATCAGGCTGAAATCCGCTCCCATCTGAAAAGTCGCTTCTTCCAAGTCGGTGAATTTGTGTCTCAGGTGAAAGCCAAATACCCGGAAGGGAGTACCAAGTTTGAGATGTACCGGAGCTACCAAGCCCGAGCCAAGAGCATTCCTGCCCATAATTTGTTGGCCCTTTATCGGGGCGAGACAGAAGGCATTCTCAAAGTGGAGTTGGTTATTGATGAAGAGCGCATCTTGGGCGATATCGAAGAGCGAATGACTCGCTCTAAAGTTCGAGCAGTGCGAGACTTTTTCCGAGATGTGGTGAAGGATGCCTATGCTCGCTTGATTAAGCCTTCAGTGATCAAGGAAGTTCGAGCCACCTGCAAAGCCGAGGCGGATCGCGAGTCGATCCAAACCTTTGCCACCAATTTACGGGAACTGCTGCTGTCTAGTCCTGCGGGGATGAAGCCCACTTTGGGGATTGATCCAGGGTTTCGCACAGGCTGCAAAGTGGTTGCTCTAGATAATACGGGAAAATTTTTGGAATACCAGGCGATTTTCCCTCACCAGGCAGCGGGACAGCGAGACCAAGCAGCTAAAACCGTTGCTCGCTTAATTCGGACCTATAGCATTGACCTCATTGCCATCGGCAATGGGACAGCGGGCCGAGAAACGGATGCCTTTGTGGCTGATGTCTTAAAAACCTTGGACTGCAAGCCCATCAAGGTAATGGTGAACGAGTCGGGCGCTTCGATTTATTCGGCCAGTGAGATTGCCATTGCCGAATTTCCTGACTTAGATATCACGGTGCGCGGGGCGATCAGTATTGCCCGCCGCCTCCAAGATCCTCTGGCAGAGCTGGTGAAGCTCGATCCAAAGTCTATTGGGGTGGGCCAGTATCAGCATGATGTGGATCAAAAGTTGCTGAAGCAAAAGCTAGAAGAGACGGTGGAAAGTTGTGTGAACTATGTGGGGGTCGATTTGAATACGGCCTCGAAGGAATTGCTGACGTTTGTGTCGGGAATAACAGGGGCAATAGCAAACAATATCATCACCTATCGCAACCAAAATGGAGCTTTCAAAAACCGTAAGCAGATCCTGAAAGTTGCCAAGCTAGGTCCCAAAGCCTTTGAGCAAGCCGCTGGATTTTTGAGGATTCGGACGGGGGAGAATCCCCTGGACAATACTGCTGTCCATCCCGAAAGCTACGGTGTAGTCAAGACGATTAGTGCAGATCTAGAGTTACCCCTGAGCCAAATTGCGGAGATTCCAGCGCATCTTAGACCGGGTGATCTCAAAACCTATGCGACGGACACGATTGGTGAGCCTACCCTCAAAGACATCATGGCAGAGTTGGAAAAACCAGGCCGCGATCCACGGGCTGAATTCAAATATGCCACTTTCAAGGAAGGCATTACTGAGTTAACAGATCTCAAGCCTGAGATGCAGTTAGAAGGAATTGTCACGAATGTCACCAACTTTGGGGCTTTTGTGGATGTTGGGGTACATCAAGATGGTTTGGTCCATATTTCGCAAATGGCGGACCAGTTTGTTAAAGACCCTAAGCAGATTGTGAAAGTGGGGCAAGTGGTGAAGGTGCGGGTGCTAGAGGTGAACCAGAAACTCAAACGCATTGGTCTATCGATGCGCTCTACCTCTAACAGAACATAG
- a CDS encoding winged helix-turn-helix domain-containing protein, which produces MPRKLYLEPHFSPEELKSHYRASQDPVESRRWHLLWLVSEQTKLTQAAQVVGLNYDYAREIVREYNRNGANGLRNRRKDKRPYQSRSLLTQDQCAQLSTRLQTPPADGGLWNGPKVAQVIAQMTGVEKVWPQRGWDYLKRLEQSLQCPRPHHRKGDPEAQAAFKKTA; this is translated from the coding sequence ATGCCAAGAAAACTGTATCTCGAACCTCATTTTTCGCCTGAGGAGCTGAAGTCTCATTATCGGGCCAGCCAAGACCCAGTAGAATCGCGCCGCTGGCATCTGCTGTGGCTCGTCAGTGAGCAAACAAAGCTAACTCAAGCAGCCCAAGTGGTCGGTCTCAACTACGATTACGCCCGAGAAATTGTTAGAGAGTATAACCGCAATGGAGCTAATGGATTACGCAACCGACGCAAAGATAAACGACCTTACCAATCTCGCAGTCTCCTGACTCAAGACCAATGTGCACAATTGTCGACTCGTCTCCAAACCCCACCTGCCGACGGTGGTCTATGGAACGGGCCAAAAGTAGCACAGGTCATCGCCCAAATGACAGGAGTTGAGAAGGTTTGGCCCCAACGAGGTTGGGACTATCTCAAGCGATTGGAGCAGTCCCTTCAATGCCCACGTCCTCATCATCGTAAAGGCGACCCAGAGGCACAAGCCGCCTTTAAAAAAACTGCCTGA
- a CDS encoding IS630 family transposase, with the protein MERRYPDAQVEVWSFDEHRLGLKPIIRKIWAPVGQRPIAEVDHRYEWAYLYGFVHPATGDTEWFILPRVNGEWFNQALQSFAQQVGAGQHKQILLVLDGAGWHTCKNLVVPKGIHLKVLPPYSPELQPAERLWRLADEPIANRCFETLDALEDVLEERCRTLMTMQSDIKALTYYHWWPV; encoded by the coding sequence TTGGAGCGACGCTATCCTGATGCTCAAGTCGAAGTGTGGTCTTTTGATGAACACCGCTTAGGCCTTAAACCCATCATTCGAAAGATCTGGGCACCTGTAGGTCAGCGTCCGATTGCTGAGGTGGACCATCGCTACGAATGGGCCTATCTTTATGGATTCGTTCACCCCGCAACAGGCGACACTGAATGGTTCATTCTGCCTCGGGTGAATGGAGAATGGTTTAATCAAGCCCTGCAAAGCTTTGCTCAGCAAGTTGGAGCGGGACAGCACAAACAGATTCTTCTCGTTCTAGATGGTGCAGGATGGCATACCTGTAAAAATCTGGTGGTACCTAAAGGCATTCATCTGAAGGTTTTACCTCCCTATTCTCCAGAACTACAGCCCGCTGAACGATTGTGGCGGCTAGCGGATGAACCAATCGCCAATCGATGCTTTGAGACCCTCGATGCTCTCGAAGATGTGCTCGAGGAGCGCTGTCGAACTTTAATGACCATGCAATCAGACATTAAAGCTCTCACTTACTACCATTGGTGGCCAGTTTGA
- a CDS encoding NACHT domain-containing NTPase, whose product MTDEIFQGLISRIWYESDRIPVFVTLKEFSEALGKPDLQSYVAQQWEACKVEGTSLPQVLDAGRVLVLLDGLDEVQDEEHDRVLHSIKGFTEQFHNCQCVMTCRIAAREYTFEQFTEVEVADFKQEQIEDFATKWFGARQDPDKGESFIKRLQDNKPIQELATNPLLLTLLCWVFGEANDFPLNRSELYKEGLDVLLKKWDGKRNIERDQVYKKLSLKRKEDLLSQLAYQTFEKGDYFFKQNVIEKKIIDYICNLSGANEDEEALQLDSEAVLKSIEAQHGLLVERARGIYSFSHLTFQEYFTAKQITCPTSQLPKALENLAKHCLEKRYREVFFLVVGMLPEADDFFRLLKIQVDQLMADEPELQKFLAWVSGKAQSVKVDHQLEAIRAYYLDLSLDLFRSRSLDLDLSLSLFHSLSRSLDLSLSRSLDLPLFRPLSLDLNLSLFRSLNQLAKSESKEKDDPEIIIKLKALQSQLPDPQDIQAVSTWWTEMGESWIKNLRQVMIDHRNIGHDWQFTPAQTEKLQQYFEANQLVVDCLNSDCYVTKAMRQEILSTLLLPMSELEELPNLAN is encoded by the coding sequence TTGACCGATGAGATATTTCAGGGGTTAATAAGTCGGATTTGGTATGAATCCGATAGGATTCCTGTATTTGTCACCCTTAAAGAATTTTCTGAAGCTCTAGGTAAACCTGATTTGCAAAGCTATGTTGCTCAGCAATGGGAAGCTTGTAAAGTTGAGGGAACTAGCCTTCCCCAGGTCTTAGATGCTGGGCGTGTCTTAGTTTTGCTAGATGGTCTAGATGAGGTGCAGGACGAAGAACATGATCGTGTGTTGCATTCAATTAAAGGATTTACGGAACAGTTTCATAACTGCCAGTGTGTAATGACATGCCGGATTGCTGCTCGTGAATATACGTTTGAGCAGTTTACGGAAGTGGAAGTTGCCGATTTTAAGCAAGAGCAAATAGAAGACTTTGCTACCAAATGGTTTGGGGCCAGGCAAGATCCTGACAAGGGTGAAAGTTTTATCAAACGCTTGCAGGATAATAAGCCGATTCAAGAGCTAGCCACCAATCCACTGTTGTTGACGTTGCTGTGTTGGGTATTTGGTGAGGCCAATGATTTTCCCCTTAATCGGTCGGAGCTGTACAAGGAAGGACTAGATGTTCTGCTGAAAAAATGGGATGGCAAACGTAATATTGAACGCGATCAGGTCTACAAAAAACTGTCCTTGAAGCGAAAAGAAGATTTGCTCAGTCAATTGGCCTATCAAACTTTTGAGAAGGGAGATTACTTTTTTAAACAGAACGTTATTGAAAAGAAAATTATTGACTATATCTGTAATTTGTCAGGTGCTAATGAAGATGAAGAAGCGCTTCAACTAGATAGCGAAGCTGTGCTCAAGTCCATTGAAGCCCAACATGGCTTGCTGGTGGAACGGGCTAGGGGGATTTATTCCTTCTCGCACTTGACTTTTCAAGAATATTTCACGGCTAAACAAATTACCTGTCCTACTTCTCAACTTCCTAAAGCCCTAGAGAATCTCGCCAAACATTGTTTGGAAAAACGTTATCGAGAGGTCTTTTTTCTTGTTGTAGGGATGTTGCCTGAAGCCGATGATTTTTTCAGGCTGCTCAAAATTCAGGTTGATCAGTTAATGGCTGATGAACCTGAACTACAAAAGTTTTTAGCTTGGGTTTCTGGAAAAGCTCAATCCGTTAAAGTTGACCATCAATTGGAAGCAATTCGAGCTTACTACCTCGACCTCTCCCTCGACCTCTTCCGCTCCCGCTCCCTCGACCTCGACCTCTCCCTTTCCCTTTTCCACTCCCTCTCCCGCTCCCTCGACCTCTCCCTCTCCCGCTCCCTCGACCTCCCCCTTTTTCGCCCCCTTTCCCTTGACCTCAACCTCTCCCTCTTCCGCTCCCTCAACCAACTAGCCAAGAGTGAGTCAAAAGAAAAAGATGATCCTGAAATCATTATTAAATTGAAAGCCTTGCAATCCCAACTCCCTGATCCACAGGATATTCAAGCTGTCAGTACTTGGTGGACAGAGATGGGAGAGTCATGGATTAAAAATTTGCGTCAAGTCATGATTGATCATCGCAATATTGGCCATGATTGGCAGTTCACCCCAGCCCAAACAGAAAAACTGCAGCAGTATTTTGAGGCTAATCAATTAGTAGTTGATTGCCTCAATAGTGATTGCTATGTCACCAAGGCAATGCGCCAAGAGATTCTGTCAACCTTGTTGTTACCGATGAGTGAGCTAGAGGAGTTGCCCAATTTAGCGAATTGA
- the ppk1 gene encoding polyphosphate kinase 1 yields MGSDSIRIYTLARELQRSSKEVLALSHTLHIEATTPSSSVSQADADRIMAASQANSVEPAPPPKPPVAPPPEINLRDPAYYLNREISWLKFNQRVLHEAFDERTLLLERLKFMAIYSSNLDEYFMVRVSGLKQQIAAQVTQRSLDGLTAQAQLDAIHKELKPEIQQQHQYFTEFLKPELAKEDICLLDYDNLNPQQVAFLHQYFLDQIFPVLTPLAVDPGHPFPYISNLSLNLAVLVKDTQTGDGHFARVKVPSMLPRFIELPENSCDCSTCRWSGVPIEQVIAQNLEFLFPGMTIQACYPFRITRNADLELEEDEADDLLLAIEEELRKRRFGSVVRMEIQTGTPDFICQTLMRELELDESDVYHIEGLLSLSDLMGLGFLPFPQLQQAPWTPIVPTRLRKVEQLEMPVVAANGQPDKSIKEPPTDIFSVIRGGDLLAHHPYDSFTATVQKFITQAAHDPNVLTIKMTLYRTAADGGLTSSPIVSSLIAAAENGKQVVALVELKARFDEENNIVWARKLEKVGVHVVYGLVGLKTHTKIALVVRRESKKIRRYVHIGTGNYNPKTARLYTDLGLLSCRDDLGADLTDLFNYLTGFSRHQSYRKLLVAPVNLRDRILELIDREVDHQRQGNSGRIIAKMNSLVDAKIIRALYRASQAGVKIDLIVRGICSLKPGLKGISETISVISIIGRFLEHDRIFYFHNQGQPTVLIGSADWRQRNLDRRVEAVVPIEDPALVAELRELLEIMLSDNRQAWDLQSDGTFVQRRPGPDEPERSTHELLMQRATQYAHCLLH; encoded by the coding sequence ATGGGTTCAGATAGCATTCGAATTTATACCTTGGCACGGGAGCTGCAGCGAAGCTCCAAAGAAGTGCTCGCCCTTAGCCACACCTTACACATCGAGGCCACCACTCCCAGCAGCTCTGTCAGTCAGGCTGATGCAGACCGGATTATGGCAGCGAGTCAAGCCAATAGTGTAGAGCCTGCTCCGCCTCCTAAGCCCCCAGTAGCCCCTCCGCCAGAGATTAATCTTCGCGACCCAGCCTATTACCTCAATCGTGAGATCAGCTGGCTGAAGTTTAATCAACGGGTTTTGCATGAAGCCTTTGATGAGCGCACGTTGCTGCTAGAACGGCTCAAGTTTATGGCCATTTACAGCTCCAACTTAGATGAGTACTTTATGGTGCGGGTCTCGGGCTTAAAGCAACAAATTGCCGCTCAGGTCACCCAGCGCTCCTTAGATGGACTAACGGCTCAAGCTCAACTCGACGCCATTCATAAGGAGTTGAAGCCTGAAATTCAGCAACAACATCAGTACTTCACTGAATTTCTCAAGCCTGAACTGGCGAAAGAGGATATTTGCTTGCTCGACTATGACAATCTCAATCCGCAGCAAGTTGCCTTTCTCCATCAATATTTTCTAGATCAGATTTTTCCCGTCTTAACCCCATTGGCCGTGGACCCTGGCCATCCCTTTCCCTATATTTCCAATCTCAGTCTGAATTTAGCGGTTTTGGTCAAAGACACCCAAACAGGCGATGGGCATTTTGCCCGAGTCAAAGTGCCAAGTATGCTGCCTCGGTTTATTGAGTTACCGGAGAACAGCTGTGATTGCTCGACCTGCCGCTGGAGTGGAGTGCCCATTGAGCAGGTGATTGCCCAAAATCTAGAGTTTCTATTTCCAGGCATGACCATTCAGGCCTGTTACCCGTTTCGGATTACCCGAAATGCCGATCTGGAGCTGGAAGAAGATGAAGCGGATGATTTACTCCTAGCCATTGAGGAAGAACTGCGCAAACGCCGCTTTGGATCTGTGGTGCGGATGGAAATTCAAACGGGAACCCCAGACTTTATCTGTCAGACTCTGATGCGAGAGCTAGAGCTAGATGAAAGCGATGTGTATCACATCGAGGGCCTACTGAGTTTAAGCGATCTGATGGGGCTGGGCTTTCTGCCCTTCCCCCAATTGCAGCAAGCCCCTTGGACCCCCATTGTGCCAACACGCTTACGGAAGGTGGAACAGTTAGAGATGCCGGTGGTCGCGGCCAATGGGCAACCCGATAAAAGCATCAAGGAACCACCCACGGATATTTTCTCGGTGATTCGGGGCGGCGATCTGCTGGCCCACCATCCCTATGATTCGTTTACGGCGACGGTGCAAAAATTTATTACCCAAGCCGCCCATGACCCCAATGTGCTGACGATTAAAATGACCCTCTATCGGACAGCGGCGGACGGGGGGCTGACCAGTTCTCCCATTGTCAGCAGCCTGATTGCGGCGGCGGAGAATGGCAAGCAGGTGGTGGCTCTGGTGGAGCTAAAGGCGCGGTTTGATGAAGAGAATAATATTGTCTGGGCTCGGAAGTTAGAGAAAGTCGGCGTCCATGTGGTCTATGGATTGGTGGGCCTGAAAACCCACACCAAAATTGCCCTGGTGGTACGGCGAGAAAGCAAGAAAATTCGCCGCTATGTCCATATCGGTACCGGCAACTACAACCCGAAAACGGCTCGACTCTATACGGATTTAGGGTTACTGAGCTGTCGAGATGACTTGGGGGCGGATCTGACGGATTTGTTTAACTATCTGACGGGTTTTTCCCGGCACCAAAGCTATCGGAAGCTGTTGGTGGCTCCGGTGAATTTGCGCGATCGCATCTTGGAATTGATTGATCGCGAAGTCGATCACCAACGGCAGGGGAATTCGGGTCGAATTATTGCCAAGATGAATTCTCTGGTGGATGCAAAAATCATTCGGGCTTTGTATCGGGCTTCTCAGGCAGGGGTCAAGATTGATCTGATTGTGCGGGGCATTTGTAGTCTCAAACCTGGACTGAAAGGGATTAGCGAGACGATCAGTGTAATTAGTATTATTGGTCGCTTTTTGGAGCATGACCGCATCTTTTATTTCCACAACCAAGGGCAACCCACGGTGCTGATTGGCAGTGCGGACTGGCGTCAGCGCAATCTAGATCGGCGGGTGGAGGCGGTAGTACCCATCGAGGATCCAGCTTTAGTGGCAGAGCTGCGGGAGTTGTTGGAAATTATGCTTTCGGACAATCGCCAAGCTTGGGATTTGCAGTCCGATGGAACGTTTGTTCAACGGCGTCCTGGGCCGGATGAACCAGAACGGTCGACCCATGAATTGTTAATGCAGCGGGCAACCCAGTATGCCCACTGTCTATTGCATTAA